DNA sequence from the Streptomyces sp. NBC_01497 genome:
CCCGCGCGTTCGCGTGCGACACCGACTCGCCCGTGACCTCGAACCCGCAGGCTCGCAGCACGCGCAGCGACCCGGCGTTGTCCGCCGCCGCGCTCGCGTGCACCGGGCGCTCGTCCGGGACCAGGGCGAGCAGCGCGCGCAGGGCCCCGGTCGCGATGCCGCGTCCCCACAGGGCGCGGTCCACCCAGTACGTGACCTCGCGCTCGCCCGGCGTGGGCCCGTACAGCGCCGTCATTCCGGCGACCCGCCCGTCGGCCAGCACCGTCCGCAGGACGTCCGTGCGCTCCGGCGCCCGGATGCGGCGCCAGTGCGCGTCGAAGTGCGCCCGGTCGTCCGGGTCCTCATGCGTGAAAGCCGCCATCTCGACGGCGGCCGGGTCCCGCATCATGGCGAACAGCAGCGGGAGGTCGCCGTCCTCGACCTCCCGCAGGGACACGTCGGGGGTCACAGGCGCCGCGTCGCCATCGTGAGCCGGTCACGCGCGTCGAACAGCGCCTCCCGGACG
Encoded proteins:
- a CDS encoding GNAT family N-acetyltransferase — encoded protein: MTPDVSLREVEDGDLPLLFAMMRDPAAVEMAAFTHEDPDDRAHFDAHWRRIRAPERTDVLRTVLADGRVAGMTALYGPTPGEREVTYWVDRALWGRGIATGALRALLALVPDERPVHASAAADNAGSLRVLRACGFEVTGESVSHANARGGPIREIHLTLR